The Littorina saxatilis isolate snail1 linkage group LG1, US_GU_Lsax_2.0, whole genome shotgun sequence nucleotide sequence agggggtgatactgctagacgaacatgtatctcggaatcgtgcaggagctatgggggcgtggcagcactgataacaatggatggctggagccttcaaatccttttggaattgttcataggtgtacagttggtactttgttgtgaaaatgtgacttatattcaatatggattacctagatatcatttggtgagtgttacagttttgtttcatttgagtcaggatgctgtgagtgaatgcgtgatttgcttgtttttttctttgtactgtctccttatttctgtgtacaatgttaacaatatttcagctaattcataggttttacaccttgtttggttataacattatttataatactttctgttaaaaaataacttttaaaaaaagcagtggaaaataaaacacacacaaacaaacgttaaaaaacacaaattatccccctttcacccccctttgctaaaacaaatcgcgtgacaaacttataaatagcacgactgaactgggcatccatttttgaattagtacacaaaatttggtggtgattggacttaattcaagcttgctagacagatttctttacagttactgatttttggtaagtttcttggtggcaagcttgggctgGCAGGACGtcaacgccgtggcagtgctagtcgcAATAGTGTTAAAGTAAtcttaataaaaaaatttaaaataacaaaacagaaaaaaagatagtTAAAATTTAAATACATGTAAGTGTTGGTGAGCCTAAAAGCACAATCTCAGATACTGGCTTAAGGCCAAGAATGGGGAAGAAAAAGTGCACGGACACACTGACAAACCTTGGACAAGCATTTTGACACACTCTGTGTTTCCCATGGTTACCGCAGCCTGCAGTGGACTCACATTGTACATGTCATACTTGTCGATGTCACAACCCTGATCAATCAGGCAGTGGAGGATATTGTTCTGACCtgtacagataaaaagaaaagctcaATTAATCATTTGTTATTCATCACTTATAAACGATGATTGCTTATTTATGTTGACAAGACAAACCAAAGATAGCTGCATTGGCCTTGTTGGAGTAAAAAATATTTGCATAAAGCCTCCCCAAAGTATTTTGGCGATAACAAGGCCAAAAACATAAGGGACAGTAGGTCAGTTACTTTTTGCTTTGattgaatttttaattttttgattTTAATTTCCTCTGCGCATGTGGCTTTTTAATGGCCAAAAATCATGCCAGCTGTGTTCCCTGGATGTCGGAGCAGAGTAACTTTCCTTGTAAAGTCTGCATGAGTGAGCTGTATCATTCttaattatttttctttttgaaaggtcaacaacaacaacttttagGGTTGGAAGACAAAAAAAGGGTCCGCCAGGGAATTATAaatttgtttttcattggcCTTATTGAAGCTTATGACAAACACATGTCCCTAAACGGCCACTGACGATGTTAAAACTCAATTTCATGTCATTTCAGAAACAGCACAGCCTTAAATCAAGCGATGGGTCATCGTTTGCTTACACTTACAATTCACAAAATGACATTCCTTTTTGTTAATTCTTAATCTTTACTGAACAATGTATAAAAAATGCGATTGcattttgaacagcaaaactaacGGTCCATCAATATGACAAATTGTCTAGTGAACTATATATATCCTGTGGTGCCTGTGGTAAAAGGAAATCCTTTGAATACCAGAATTTTCCCTtaattgcaggtggcctgttgTGACATGTATACTTGAACTAAAAGTGTCCTTTCTTAGTTGGTTTCCTTTCATCATAGAAGCCTCACatcacagatatatatatatatcatcaaaccAGGCACATGTTTCAAAGCACATGGTAAGAAAACAGTACAGCAACTAAGTTGTGACCTGTCAGAGCAGCTTCGTACAGTGGTGTCACACCGTACTTGTTGGCAATGTCCTTGTAGCATCCCGCTTCACACAGTATCTGAAAATAAGAACAACCATTTTCCTTCAAAATTATTCCACCATGCCAAAATTaatcagtgtgtgagtgtgtaacgTATGTatctgtgtatatatatatgtgcataATACAACTTTAAAGTaaaacctttttttgtttttgcaagTCTTGACTGTAACTTTGGTGATGCAAGTCCTCAAGGGCATAATGAGCGTTACAAGtgttggtacagtggaacccctcacaacgacccccctctctaaggactaccccgccacaacgacccttttttttttaaccgatgtttttccttatatagttgtcaccagtgtagcgaccaccccgctctaacgtctaaggaccgacctaacagcttgtgtaacgactttgtcagacaaagccaagactcagtcagcgtaacgcatcactgacaaaccggttataaccgtcctgcgtaagcaaaggcactaattaaccgctgagaggtgtgatggttgggtgggctgagtaaacatcacaaaccaatcatcgagaaaacaaactcacgtgaccaacacacaccgttcaattcagtcagaatagacagtctttggacagaagagcagtggagatcgacatgacgtctacaaagaaaaaaaaatatttaactctcgaaagtgaatgttgtgaacagacacagaaagggagaaactgccatcgcaattgcaaaaagtcttgatgttggaaaatcgcaaattcaaagaattatccaactccaagaaaacattctgaaaaaggtggggaagtggtgacaaggcagtgaacgcactcaccatgcactgacatcatacgaaagcagccactcaaacacagcacagaggcaggtgtgcagatgctttgtgagaataagcgttgaaaaccagtttgaataaaaaaccagcagatagagccgcatgtcataatcattcttcttgtctggctttattgactgcatgccgatcttgtggcagtgacttttcactcttcagtcggactgtacacaaaccgtgccgctctcactctccctcactgacttccctaagccctgacaactgatccttggaaattgtttggaagagtacacctctctatttctctccaatgctcttcctgctgacttcagtgacaccggacaccccactgagtttagccagctacccccccccccccccccctctctctctgtctctctccccccagccatgtactgtttggtgctatggccagagaggtgtcaccggctaattgaggccagctgcactgttcactcagagcaaaactagttgactgtgtctaacttttgacaaagcaacacaactgaagggttcacagattaggtaaccgactcactggtcaaggctgcagggaaacaagagtatcttgtcaatgaaagaggttacacacagatacgcgatgctgagaacggtggccgattttttcactctctttctcggagggccttcatcattgcagggactgctgtaaagaaatgcttgctcagaaactaactctttttgcattgaaacatgcaccagaactggtggacaccatcgacaatgtcaaacatgacatcgaagcagtttgcttgaggaaacggtcgtcagcaactcaaacttctctgttttctttttttaagaaaatctgaggtgactttctttgtggccccgccccctccctctgtaaggacccccctccataaggaccgatttttgtcaacattttcaaggtcgctagagaggggttccactgtatgtatttgtatatatatatatcactgtATATGATCTGTGATTTTGCCACAAAATGTTCACctgcacaatttcttgaaagCCTCTGCGAGCAGCAAGAAACAGAGGGGCGTGGTCTTGACTGCCAATGTTGACATCGCATCCAGCGTCAATCAACTGTCGCACCATCCCACAGTTGTCTCCCTTGACCGCAGCATAGAGCGGCGTTATGCCAACATTGTCTGTCAACTGCACGTCAGCCCCCCAGCCCAACAGCACCTCCAAAACACTTCTTTGACTTGATTCCACCGCCACCAAGAGTGCCGTCTGCTTGTTGAAGTGACATCTGAAGTTGACGTCAGCCCCTGCCTCCAGCAAAGTTCTACAGACATCGGTGTGGCCGTGACGAGCCGCACAAACGAGTGGTGTCTCACCCCTATCGTTGACGCTATCTACAGTTGTTCGCCACTGGTACTGAGGTGTTGGCTCTTGTGATGCCTGTCAGAAAAAGCAACAAAAGTAAAAGGGATGCAAGTCATCTTTTTCTTGCTGTTCTTATTTTAAAAGTGATAGATGCTTACATTTGACATCAAATAAAGGGCTGTAAACTTTAAAGGTTTAATAGATAGGTGATGTTTTAATCATTAAAAATAATACATAAAAGAATGAAGTATGCACAGGATTTGTACAGAATAATATTTCTGAAATGAGGTCTACTTGACCAACACTCCCAACAGGAAAATGTACTGTTCAAACCTCACAAATACCTGCATACTTCTGTTTCGTTGATCACACAAGTACACACTCATATTGACGTGTAAaaaaacacaatcacacacacacactgtaatatatatattcaaaatGACAGCTAATGCTGTAACCTTACACTGATGCAAACCTTCTTGATGCAGTGAAGCAGGAAAGAAACGATCTCTTGCTTCCCCAGATGGGCAGCTAGAGTCAAAGGTGTCCAGTAGCCATCACACATGCCAGAAATGTCTGCATCCTTCTCTTCCACCAGTCTTCGGACTTTATCAAGTCCTTCATTATTCTTAATAGCCCGACTTAGTTCCTGTTCAGGTGTAAATGGTGTTATCTGTTGTCGTTTCAGACGTCGGCCAGTGTTCAAGCCTTGATCATGATGCATAATATTGTAGTTGTGTTGAAGAACATACGGAAAAGACGGCTCTTCAGCAAAGAAGAACAATTCCTGAGATTTCCTTTCACTTGTTGGACTTCATTGTGATTTAGGATCTAGAAAATCTCATTCATGCCATCCCTCCATGAATACTGCACTTTATATACCCAATACTTCAGAAATAAACATTGTTACTCTTGTTGCAGAAGACGCTTTTGATATTTCAAGGGAGGTCATTCTCATTGCTCAAAGAAAACTCCTGCATTATTTAACCCCCTTTGACGGAAGAATGGGTAAACTTTTGCAAAAATGCAGATCCTTCGTCTCCCTTCATGTTTTACTCCCACCATGAGCCCCTAGCTTCAAACAAACCATCAGGGAAAAACTTGAGACAAactaaacaaaagaacaaatacaaaacaatacagaacTTTGGGAAACTTCCACAGTTGTGCCCCCTGTATACTTCTGATGCAGAACTGCACAAAAATTCAGCAGTACACATATCTTTCATTTGCTTTATTTTTGAATTTTAATTAACAAAATCATGCAGGACAATTTTCCTTTTGTTACTGTAAAAATAACGCCCTGTTTGAAGTATGTTTACAGGTGTGACATCACGGATGAATCATATCCACATGCATTACGGCAGAGTCAGTCTGCGCATGGGCAGTAGCATTATAATACGGGGCATTGGAAGCAACATGGCGCCCATCGGAAAAGACGACAGGATGGGTACCCCGGTAGCAGACGGCAACAACGACGGAGATGCAGAGAATCTATGGTGCGTGCAGATGTTTTCGTGGATGTTTTGTACATGATCTCTTTCTTTATACGCATAGTTTGATCGATAGCTTGCTGCGAAATGTGAAATAATTAAGCGAAGGGCAAATAAGGCAGCCTTGGAAAGTTAAAGCCTGCGAAAAATAATGAACTCGCATTCTTCAGATACTTGATGGCTTGATAACCGTTTGACTGTATTACAGCACCAGATATTATTGATGCGAGCAATCTGTACATCGTCCTTCGGGTCTCATGGAAACAGTGTTCTTGCCTTTGCACTGGAAATGGAATGCTGGTTAGCTTGCTACTAATGCAAGTCAATTAAACTGTTAGTCTCGTCTGCAACTGGTGTATGCAACTGGTTTGGCTAGTTGCTCACCTCTTGAAACTGAATTTATTGTTTAATGTTTATTCACACTGATTGCGTGATGATTCATTGCTGTGATATTATAAAGTATTCTGTGGTTCAACAGCTGGTT carries:
- the LOC138964848 gene encoding ankyrin repeat domain-containing protein 50-like isoform X1, yielding MHHDQGLNTGRRLKRQQITPFTPEQELSRAIKNNEGLDKVRRLVEEKDADISGMCDGYWTPLTLAAHLGKQEIVSFLLHCIKKVCISASQEPTPQYQWRTTVDSVNDRGETPLVCAARHGHTDVCRTLLEAGADVNFRCHFNKQTALLVAVESSQRSVLEVLLGWGADVQLTDNVGITPLYAAVKGDNCGMVRQLIDAGCDVNIGSQDHAPLFLAARRGFQEIVQILCEAGCYKDIANKYGVTPLYEAALTGQNNILHCLIDQGCDIDKYDMYNVSPLQAAVTMGNTECVKMLVQAGACLKWRNKQGKCAVQLALELGKNDIVEFFLKSGVDVTKRPNLAFTAPGRMSFLHNTFEWSVLPKTMLLLLRGCSGLNLCKLTNVDCFRFHPIMLELALASGLCHPPSRLLAEQDLNDFEPACQHWLQEFRTTPQTLKNLSRCCVRHSLGNTILCSAPQLPLPAMLVNYVTFADAVIDD
- the LOC138964848 gene encoding ankyrin repeat domain-containing protein 50-like isoform X2, whose amino-acid sequence is MHHDQGLNTGRRLKRQQITPFTPEQELSRAIKNNEGLDKVRRLVEEKDADISGMCDGYWTPLTLAAHLGKQEIVSFLLHCIKKASQEPTPQYQWRTTVDSVNDRGETPLVCAARHGHTDVCRTLLEAGADVNFRCHFNKQTALLVAVESSQRSVLEVLLGWGADVQLTDNVGITPLYAAVKGDNCGMVRQLIDAGCDVNIGSQDHAPLFLAARRGFQEIVQILCEAGCYKDIANKYGVTPLYEAALTGQNNILHCLIDQGCDIDKYDMYNVSPLQAAVTMGNTECVKMLVQAGACLKWRNKQGKCAVQLALELGKNDIVEFFLKSGVDVTKRPNLAFTAPGRMSFLHNTFEWSVLPKTMLLLLRGCSGLNLCKLTNVDCFRFHPIMLELALASGLCHPPSRLLAEQDLNDFEPACQHWLQEFRTTPQTLKNLSRCCVRHSLGNTILCSAPQLPLPAMLVNYVTFADAVIDD